The Triticum aestivum cultivar Chinese Spring chromosome 3A, IWGSC CS RefSeq v2.1, whole genome shotgun sequence genome includes a region encoding these proteins:
- the LOC123062575 gene encoding uncharacterized protein, translated as MVAHKAASWLPVDFRLPAVPQAALGILAFEAGAAMSKLLSLHRSLSEQEVSRLRSDAMRSPGVAYLNSTDQAFLLRLACAELVLSLDAAAAAVARLGLRCGIDFAGVYASIKAGAHDARLDLLAAKGLKVKAKKMERLVAATSKLCSEMEALDELESAERKLTVRGWSRLSGPIPMKLADPPQAGDSMGAESLKQEIKTQLLKVRRLKEESLWSQSYEKAVGLMARAACAVFVRICAVFGQFVPGLPPPMPSTSADSVQTRLSKLLMSPRTGKTKASSGPITRREREGAGAPSRVHPPMQQLSSSCPIIGQRPLSGQKGGVDWRKLLDPPASTVGGAGLDQQYANVIVSAEELLQMEAEGRQEEANAERAEMYEMLPGKLRAAVRSKLRDWWRDPGPLDAGLAEGWKEAVERIMAWLGPMARDTVQWQSERNMDRTRRFDGGTRVYALQTLRWADKDKAEAAIVEVLVALSCVCWYEERRRGSVRVS; from the coding sequence ATGGTTGCGCACAAGGCGGCCTCGTGGCTGCCCGTGGACTTCCGGCTGCCGGCGGTGCCGCAGGCGGCGCTGGGCATACTGGCGTTCGAGGCGGGCGCGGCCATGTCCAAGCTGCTCTCGCTGCACCGCTCGCTCTCGGAGCAGGAGGTCTCCCGGCTGCGCTCCGACGCCATGCGCTCGCCGGGGGTGGCCTACCTCAACTCCACCGACCAGGCGTTCCTCCTCCGGCTGGCGTGCGCCGAGCTGGTGCTGTCGCTCGACGCCGCGGCGGCCGCCGTCGCGCGCCTCGGCCTGCGCTGCGGCATCGACTTCGCCGGGGTGTACGCGAGCATCAAGGCCGGCGCGCACGACGCGCGCCTCGACCTGCTCGCCGCCAAGGGGCTCAAGGTCAAGGCCAAGAAGATGGAGCGCCTCGTGGCGGCCACGTCCAAGCTCTGCTCCGAGATGGAGGCGCTCGACGAGCTGGAGTCCGCCGAGCGGAAGCTCACCGTCCGCGGCTGGAGCCGCCTCAGCGGGCCGATACCGATGAAGCTCGCGGACCCGCCGCAGGCCGGCGACTCGATGGGCGCCGAGTCGCTCAAGCAGGAGATCAAGACGCAGCTGCTCAAGGTGCGGCGGCTCAAGGAGGAGTCCCTGTGGAGCCAGAGCTACGAGAAGGCCGTGGGCCTCATGGCGCGCGCCGCGTGCGCCGTGTTCGTCCGCATCTGCGCCGTCTTCGGCCAGTTCGTGCCGGGGCTTCCGCCGCCGATGCCGTCCACCTCCGCCGACAGCGTCCAGACCAGGCTGTCCAAGCTGCTGATGAGCCCGCGGACGGGGAAGACAAAGGCGTCGTCGGGGCCGATCACGCGGCGGGAGCGGGAGGGGGCGGGGGCGCCGTCCCGGGTGCACCCGCCGATGCAGCAGCTGAGCAGCTCGTGCCCGATCATCGGCCAGAGGCCGCTGTCGGGGCAGAAGGGCGGCGTGGACTGGCGCAAGCTCCTGGACCCGCCGGCCAGCACGGTGGGCGGCGCGGGGCTGGACCAGCAGTACGCGAACGTGATCGTGTCGGCGGAGGAGCTGCTGCAGATGGAGGCTGAGGGGCGGCAGGAGGAGGCGAACGCGGAGCGGGCGGAGATGTACGAGATGCTGCCGGGGAAGCTCCGCGCGGCGGTGCGGTCGAAGCTGCGCGACTGGTGGCGGGACCCGGGGCCGCTGGACGCCGGGCTGGCGGAGGGGTGGAAGGAGGCGGTGGAGCGCATCATGGCGTGGCTGGGCCCGATGGCGCGCGACACGGTGCAGTGGCAGTCGGAGCGGAACATGGACCGGACGCGGCGGTTCGACGGCGGCACGCGCGTGTACGCGCTGCAGACGCTGCGGTGGGCGGACAAggacaaggcggaggcggcgaTCGTGGAGGTGCTCGTCGCGCTCAGCTGCGTCTGCTGGTACGAGGAGCGGCGGCGCGGCTCCGTGCGCGTCAGCTGA